The following proteins are encoded in a genomic region of Periophthalmus magnuspinnatus isolate fPerMag1 chromosome 21, fPerMag1.2.pri, whole genome shotgun sequence:
- the LOC117388888 gene encoding trace amine-associated receptor 9-like, with the protein MEMEEIELCFPHLHNSSCRKSKTDPTNDQITDVLLGFVSMLTCVLNLLAIIAISHFRKLHTSSNLMLLSLAVSDFLVGLVVIPVDGIRWKICWTLGDLMCVIYYILSLTLYMSSVGNIILISVDRYVAICQPLHYQSRMTGKVVKISICMCWMYSIGYSVLFLSENLMYPGKYKSCEGECVVSYSKEADLIISCIIPFGIIVVLYTIVTIVAVSQARAMLSHVTAVTSKTSKRSEIKAVRNLGIIVVMYVACYCPYLIAVYSEAYITILGTPLIVIAISIICVNSCMNPLMYTFLFPWFRKAIKLIVTLQILKPGSSDVNIF; encoded by the exons atggagatggaggagataGAACTGTGCTTTCCCCATCTCCACAACAGCTCCTGTAGGAAGAGTAAGACTGACCCAACTAATGATCAGATTACAGATGTGTTGCTTGGTTTTGTGTCAATGCTCACTTGTGTACTCAATCTTTTGGCTATTATTGCCATTTCACATTTCAg AAAGCTTCACACCTCCTCTAACTTAATGCTTCTATCTTTGGCTGTGTCCGATTTCCTTGTTGGTCTCGTGGTCATACCAGTCGATGGCATTAGATGGAAAATTTGCTGGACTTTGGGTGACCTGATGTGTGTGATTTATTACATACTTTCCCTGACACTATATATGTCTTCAGTCGGAAATATTATCCTTATTTCCGTGGATCGCTATGTGGCTATCTGTCAGCCTCTCCACTACCAAAGCAGAATGACTGGAAAAGTAGTCAAGATCAGCATATGCATGTGCTGGATGTACTCAATTGGGTACtcagttttatttctttctgAGAATTTAATGTATCCCGGCAAATATAAATCTTGTGAAGGAGAATGTGTGGTTTCTTATTCCAAAGAAGCAGATTTAATAATCAGCTGCATCATACCATTTGGAATTATTGTTGTCCTTTACACTATAGTTACAATAGTAGCTGTTTCTCAGGCCCGAGCTATGCTTTCTCACGTTACAGCTGTCACTTCCAAGACAAGCAAAAGATCAGAGATTAAAGCCGTACGAAACCTGGGGATCATTGTGGTCATGTATGTCGCTTGTTACTGCCCATACCTTATTGCTGTGTATTCAGAAGCCTACATCACAATACTAGGTACTCCTTTAATTGTCATTGCAATATCAATAATTTGTGTAAACTCATGTATGAATCCTCTAATGTACACATTTCTGTTTCCCTGGTTTAGAAAAGCCATTAAACTCATAGTCACACTTCAGATACTGAAACCTGGTTCATctgatgtaaatattttttag
- the LOC117388889 gene encoding trace amine-associated receptor 9-like, which produces MEMDEIELCFPHLHNSSCRKTKIDPTDDQITDVLLGFASMLTCVLNLLAVIAISHFRKLHTSTNLMLLSLAVSDFLVGLMVIPVDSIKWKICWTLGDLMCVIYYILSYTLYMSSVGNIILISVDRYVAICQPLHYQSRMTGKVVKISICMCWMYSIGYSVLFLSENLMYPGKYKSCEGECVVSYSKEADLIISCIIPFGIIFVLYTIVAIVAVSQARAMLSHVTAVTSKTSKRSEIKAVRNLGIIVVVYVACYCPYLIAVYSEAYITILGTPLIVIAISIVFLNSCVNPLMYTFLFPWFRKAIKLIVTLQILKPGSSDVNIF; this is translated from the exons ATGGAGATGGACGAGATAGAACTGTGCTTTCCCCATCTCCACAACAGCTCCTGTAGGAAGACTAAGATCGACCCAACTGATGATCAGATTACAGACGTGTTGCTCGGTTTTGCGTCAATGCTCACTTGTGTACTCAATCTTTTGGCTGTTATTGCCATTTCACATTTCAG AAAGCTTCACACCTCCACTAACCTAATGCTTCTATCTTTGGCTGTGTCCGATTTCCTTGTTGGTCTCATGGTCATACCAGTCGATAGCATTAAATGGAAAATTTGCTGGACTTTGGGTGACCTGATGTGTGTGATTTATTACATACTTTCCTATACACTATATATGTCTTCAGTCGGAAATATTATCCTTATTTCCGTGGATCGCTATGTGGCCATCTGTCAGCCTCTCCACTACCAAAGCAGAATGACTGGAAAAGTAGTCAAGATCAGCATATGCATGTGCTGGATGTACTCAATTGGGTACtcagttttatttctttctgAGAATTTAATGTATCCCGGCAAATATAAATCTTGTGAAGGAGAATGTGTGGTTTCTTATTCCAAAGAAGCAGATTTAATAATCAGCTGCATCATACCATTTGGAATTATTTTTGTCCTTTACACTATAGTTGCAATAGTAGCTGTTTCTCAGGCCCGAGCTATGCTTTCTCATGTTACAGCTGTCACTTCCAAAACAAGCAAAAGATCAGAGATTAAAGCCGTACGAAACCTGGGGATCATTGTGGTCGTGTATGTCGCTTGTTACTGCCCATACCTTATTGCTGTGTATTCTGAAGCCTACATCACAATACTAGGTACTCCTTTAATTGTCATTGCAATATCAATCGTTTTTCTAAACTCATGTGTGAATCCTCTAatgtacacatttttgtttcCCTGGTTTAGAAAAGCCATTAAACTCATAGTCACACTTCAGATACTGAAACCTGGTTCATctgatgtaaatattttttag